One part of the Pseudemcibacter aquimaris genome encodes these proteins:
- a CDS encoding AraC family transcriptional regulator: MTQQEKYNGRFQKVIKYIEDNLDENLSLEVLCNVANFSKYHFHRQFTGFTGMTLSKFIARKRMKRAAYQLLFRTDISIINIAFDAGYSTPEAFSKSFNREFGVSPSQFRKDNHKINQLDELNPLNLEELKDMDISIIIFKKTRIAALEHVGAPNKIMNSVQKFINWRRENHLPPQTSRTFNIFYNDPSNTAPEDYRMDIAAELKGKLKENTDDIIEKQIPECECAYLRHIGPWNTLENSIRHLYNDWLPNSDRELLDFPLFVERVNLYPETPEHQLITDIYLPLKK; this comes from the coding sequence ATGACACAACAAGAAAAATACAACGGTCGCTTTCAAAAAGTGATAAAATATATCGAAGATAACCTTGATGAAAACCTATCGTTAGAGGTTTTATGCAATGTGGCGAACTTTTCCAAATATCATTTCCACAGACAGTTTACTGGCTTTACGGGTATGACATTATCAAAATTTATCGCCCGCAAAAGAATGAAACGCGCCGCATATCAATTGTTATTCAGGACTGATATTTCAATAATTAATATCGCTTTTGATGCAGGCTACAGCACACCTGAAGCCTTTTCAAAATCTTTTAATCGCGAATTCGGTGTGTCCCCGTCACAGTTCAGAAAAGATAATCACAAAATCAACCAACTGGATGAATTAAACCCCTTAAACTTGGAAGAACTTAAAGACATGGACATCAGTATCATTATTTTCAAAAAAACCAGAATTGCCGCATTAGAACACGTAGGCGCCCCAAATAAAATCATGAATTCTGTTCAAAAATTCATAAATTGGCGAAGAGAAAATCACCTACCTCCACAGACAAGTAGAACATTCAATATTTTCTATAATGACCCCTCAAACACTGCACCAGAGGATTACCGCATGGACATCGCCGCAGAATTAAAAGGCAAGTTAAAAGAAAATACGGACGACATCATAGAAAAACAAATACCTGAATGTGAATGCGCTTATCTAAGGCATATTGGCCCATGGAATACATTAGAAAATAGTATTCGTCATTTATACAACGACTGGCTCCCAAATAGCGATCGCGAACTACTGGATTTTCCATTGTTCGTTGAACGCGTCAATCTATATCCTGAAACACCAGAACATCAATTGATTACAGATATATATTTACCTTTAAAGAAGTAA
- the smpB gene encoding SsrA-binding protein SmpB, with translation MSSENKKSAYKLIAQNKKARHSYFIEEEFEAGIVLLGSEVKSLRAGEANINDSYAEVKDGEAFMINSYIKEYEGANRFNHSARRVRKLLLHRREINKLMAAVQKKGMTLVTLKLYFDDHNRAKVLIGLGKGKKMHDKRNTVKDRDWSREQGRLLKNNYR, from the coding sequence ATGAGCAGTGAAAATAAAAAGAGTGCCTATAAGCTGATTGCGCAGAATAAAAAGGCACGCCACAGTTATTTTATTGAAGAAGAGTTCGAGGCCGGAATTGTGCTTTTGGGGTCCGAGGTCAAATCACTACGCGCGGGTGAAGCAAATATCAATGATAGCTATGCTGAGGTTAAAGACGGCGAAGCCTTCATGATCAATAGCTATATCAAGGAATATGAAGGGGCCAACCGCTTTAATCATTCGGCGAGGCGCGTGCGTAAATTGCTGCTTCATCGCCGTGAGATTAATAAGCTTATGGCCGCCGTGCAGAAAAAGGGCATGACCCTTGTGACACTTAAGCTTTATTTCGATGATCATAACCGTGCCAAGGTTTTAATCGGTCTTGGTAAGGGTAAGAAAATGCATGATAAGCGCAACACGGTGAAGGACCGCGATTGGAGCCGTGAGCAGGGTAGGTTATTGAAGAATAATTATCGTTAG
- a CDS encoding GIY-YIG nuclease family protein — MMKAGFTYILASQKRGTLYIGVTNDLLKRIYQHREGHSDGFTREHNVKRLVYYECFDDISEAILREKKLKNWHRDWKISLIEENNPEWNDLYYKII, encoded by the coding sequence ATGATGAAAGCAGGATTTACTTATATATTAGCATCACAAAAAAGAGGTACACTTTATATTGGTGTTACCAATGATCTTTTAAAAAGAATTTATCAGCACCGTGAAGGACATAGTGATGGATTTACAAGAGAGCATAATGTTAAACGCTTGGTCTATTATGAATGTTTTGATGATATCTCAGAGGCTATTCTCAGAGAAAAGAAATTGAAAAATTGGCATAGGGATTGGAAAATTTCTCTTATTGAAGAAAATAATCCTGAATGGAATGACCTATATTATAAGATCATTTGA
- a CDS encoding MBL fold metallo-hydrolase: MKKIAFASILALGLAAPATAQDWDAVEIKPIKVRDNLYMMTGQGGNLGVSIGEDGVFLIDDQYAPLTEKILAAIKTLSSDEIQFVFNTHYHGDHTGGNENLGNKGIDIVAHDNVYKRLKDSGTTKEGLPVISFNDQLTFHLNGMDISARHYKSAHTDGDSIVYFQGANVIHMGDTFFNEAYPYVDVDGGGSWKGLLLVVKSTLNQINDDTKIIPGHGPLTDKAGLQIYHDVLMDIDSILRPIAERGLSLDEAKSLNPLEKYDGDYGNGFMDPDTFISIVYQNIKDNL; encoded by the coding sequence CAAGACTGGGATGCTGTTGAAATTAAACCAATCAAAGTTCGTGACAACCTTTATATGATGACGGGCCAAGGCGGCAATCTTGGTGTTTCTATTGGCGAAGATGGAGTTTTCCTGATTGATGATCAATATGCCCCACTTACGGAAAAAATCCTTGCGGCGATCAAAACTCTTTCAAGTGATGAAATTCAATTTGTCTTTAATACCCATTATCATGGCGACCACACGGGCGGCAATGAAAACTTGGGTAATAAAGGCATCGATATCGTTGCCCATGATAATGTTTATAAACGCCTTAAAGATAGCGGAACAACCAAAGAAGGGCTTCCGGTTATCAGCTTTAACGATCAATTGACGTTCCACCTTAACGGTATGGATATCAGCGCCCGTCATTATAAATCCGCGCACACGGACGGCGACAGTATCGTTTATTTCCAAGGGGCCAATGTAATTCACATGGGTGATACATTCTTTAACGAAGCATACCCCTATGTTGACGTTGATGGCGGCGGTTCATGGAAAGGGTTGCTTCTTGTTGTAAAAAGCACTCTTAACCAAATTAACGATGACACCAAAATTATTCCGGGTCACGGCCCGCTAACTGATAAAGCAGGACTACAGATTTATCATGATGTACTGATGGATATTGATAGCATCCTTCGCCCAATTGCGGAACGTGGATTATCACTTGATGAAGCTAAATCATTGAACCCACTTGAAAAATATGACGGTGATTATGGCAATGGCTTTATGGATCCAGATACATTCATCAGCATCGTTTATCAGAACATTAAAGATAATCTGTAA